In one window of Ostrinia nubilalis chromosome 21, ilOstNubi1.1, whole genome shotgun sequence DNA:
- the LOC135082166 gene encoding piggyBac transposable element-derived protein 4-like, with translation MRISPTPGPSTLNPVQTISMAEEMKKIKENKKIEKYAPKVRFTEQRTKRLAQRVKKEVGRFMLPDAPPPKMKNKGNNLPERIKCPLTPATPEVPPARVPQAWELKKRKTIPEASSPFQHIGPENDNISDNEDTMETSSACQTPVERAQPSTAEVVKITPSTEVIKSDEDISNYQIVDSEVGLVGFSDPASQVPDALPLPASSKPELNSDKKEKQNEAVKKRATPSSGSPRKKARHSLGSSNKRTLVDSGSEVESDEDDEGEKYNIRMLGEGDGCKDRVIGDGVDEELETPAVAQEHGACEDAAIGEDSDGLVESLEQPPVGQECEGLDVFSWSKDFSSFSGQEETYLRSPGPMVGPQDPAQLFMEVWDERIMTEIVRETNRYAWQIISSMTMSEHGLPKNLNWTDTTVSEMYRYFALLILMSLCHRAKMVDYWTTGILEMPKLRKVMSKHRFFAITRFLHFVDNERNDPSLSSYEKKKLKISSIIKHCNKKFREIYTPSKHLRLDESLLLWKGRLSWAQCIRTKAARFGIKSFELCEATSGYQLKCLLYAGKSSSMLTESTHGFTNCTAKVVLELMDGYLDVGHTLVVDNWYNRLSLTRFLKRRHTDVIGTMNRRLMNVPDDIKNLNEKRMLRGQQVARHCGDISLIAWKDVKLVTVMSTYHNDLQSPSPTKQVDKKSILKPNTILEYNKYMGGADSKDQKLSMYLMERKRGQKWYMKVFKRLLNTSLLNTYIIYTKNPMPRPLTHREFRVEVALSLLERFSSKETPVNPVTPASPDLDKNVRRLQVADHFPAHTGKMPGKNKHKQLRCVRCTAAGRRTMVTVKCTFCNVPLCFGSCWAEYHQLKKL, from the exons atgcgaat atctCCAACACCAGGTCCAAGCACCCTTAATCCAGTGCAAACAAT ttcgaTGGCTgaagaaatgaaaaaaataaaagaaaacaaaaaaatagaaaagtaTGCCCCCAAAGTTCGTTTCACGGAGCAGAGAACGAAGCGCCTTGCACAGCGAGTAAAAAAAGAAGTGGGACGTTTTATGTTGCCTGACGCCCCACCCCCAAAAATGAA GAACAAGGGAAATAATTTGCCTGAGCGCATAAAGTGCCCTTTAACTCCCGCCACACCAGAAGTTCCTCCTGCCCGTGTTCCCCAGGCTTGGGAACTTAAAAAAAGAA AAACCATACCAGAGGCAAGCAGTCCATTCCAACACATAGGACCGGAAAATG ATAATATATCAGATAATGAGGACACCATGGAAACATCGTCAGCGTGTCAAACGCCGGTCGAACGCGCACAGCCGAGCAC TGCAGAAGTTGTTAAGATCACTCCATCGACGGAGGTCATAAAATCCGACGAAGATATCTCCAACTACCAGATAGTAGACAGCGAAGTGGGACTAGTCGGATTTTCTG ATCCTGCCTCCCAGGTGCCCGACGCGCTTCCACTTCCAGCATCATCAAAGCCAGAACTAAATAGTGACAAGAAGGAAAAACAGAACGAAGCAGTGAAAAAG AGAGCAACACCCTCTTCTGGCTCTCCTCGCAAGAAGGCTCGTCACTCTCTGGGATCCAGCAATAAGCGAACACTGGTGGATTCTGGCAGCGAGGTTGAGTCTGATGAAGACGATGAGGGAGAGAAGTACAACATTAGGATGCTGGGAGAAGGTGATGGGTGCAAGGATAGAGTGATTGGTGATGGGGTGGATGAGGAACTTGAGACACCTGCCGTGGCTCAAGAGCATGGAGCATGCGAGGATGCAGCTATAGGTGAAGATAGTGACGGGCTGGTTGAGAGTCTTGAGCAACCTCCAGTGGGTCAAGAGTGTGAAGGCCTGGATGTTTTCTCTTGGTCCAAAGATTTTTCTTCGTTTTCTGGCCAAGAGGAAACATACTTGCGCTCACCTGGCCCGATGGTGGGGCCTCAAGACCCAGCGCAATTATTTATGGAAGTTTGGGACGAAAGAATTATGACAGAAATTGTAAGGGAGACAAATCGATATGCATGGCAAATTATCAGTTCTATGACTATGTCTGAACACGGTCTTCCAAAAAATCTGAACTGGACCGACACCACAGTTTCAGAAATGTACAGGTATTTTGCTTTACTTATTCTAATGTCTCTGTGTCACAGGGCAAAAATGGTAGATTATTGGACGACAGGGATCCTCGAAATGCCTAAATTGCGAAAAGTCATGTCGAAACATCGATTTTTCGCAATAACGCGATTCTTGCATTTCGTGGATAATGAAAGGAATGATCCCAGCTTGTCATcatatgagaaaaaaaaattaaaaatttcttCCATTATTAAACATTGCAATAAGAAATTTAGGGAAATCTATACTCCTAGTAAGCACCTTAGACTGGATGAATCGCTGCTACTCTGGAAGGGTCGGCTTAGCTGGGCACAGTGTATCCGGACTAAGGCAGCCCGGTTCGGGATTAAATCCTTCGAACTTTGTGAGGCAACATCTGGATACCAGCTAAAGTGCTTACTTTACGCAGGTAAAAGTTCTTCAATGTTAACAGAATCCACCCATGGGTTCACGAACTGCACCGCCAAGGTCGTTCTAGAACTCATGGATGGATACTTAGACGTCGGACACACACTAGTCGTGGATAATTGGTATAACCGATTATCCTTGACCAGGTTTTTAAAAAGGAGGCACACGGATGTCATCGGAACTATGAATCGTCGCCTGATGAATGTTCCCGATGACATCAAAAACCTTAACGAAAAGCGCATGCTGCGAGGCCAACAGGTGGCTCGGCATTGCGGTGACATTAGTTTGATCGCCTGGAAAGACGTCAAACTAGTCACCGTGATGTCGACCTACCACAATGATCTACAGTCTCCGTCGCCTACTAAGCAAGTGGACAAAAAAAGCATTTTAAAACCCAATACCATACTTGAATATAACAAATATATGGGCGGGGCGGACTCCAAGGACCAGAAGCTGTCCATGTACCTCATGGAGAGGAAGAGGGGACAGAAATGGTATATGAAAGTGTTCAAAAGGCTGTTAAATACCAGCCTTTTGAACACTTACATAATATACACCAAAAATCCTATGCCCAGACCACTTACACACAGGGAATTTCGTGTGGAAGTGGCCCTCAGTCTTTTGGAACGTTTCTCTAGTAAGGAGACCCCAGTCAACCCTGTAACTCCAGCATCTCCAGATTTGGACAAAAACGTAAGACGGCTTCAGGTGGCGGACCATTTTCCCGCCCACACAGGCAAAATGCCCGGTAAGAATAAACATAAACAGCTCAGATGTGTGCGATGCACTGCTGCAGGCCGGCGCACAATGGTAACAGTGAAATGCACATTCTGCAATGTACCATTATGCTTCGGCTCTTGCTGGGCTGAATAccatcaattaaaaaaattgtaa